Sequence from the Myotis daubentonii chromosome 20, mMyoDau2.1, whole genome shotgun sequence genome:
aaatcaataataataaaaagttaattctTCCCAcgttcccattaaaaaaaaatgtgagtctATATTGTTGATACAAACAGGGCTAACAATGACTAGAACGTAAAATGTTGTACACGTAAGAGGAATGTTCAATAGAGAATAATTTCACTATTAAAAATGCCAAGATGCTTTTCCTATATATTCAAGGTATTTTTCCTATGTCTGACAAACCTATTACACTCCTAAGTTAAATTATAACAGACGATTTTAAATTTCTGCTTTTATGATGTTATTGACCAACTACCACtagtaactatttttttaagagactatttaaaaaaaatatttttattgacttcagagaggaaggcagaggaagataaaaacatcaacgatggttgagaatcattgatcagctgcctcctgcacacctcttactggagatcgagcccgcaaccaaggcacatgcccttgaccacattcgaacctgggacccttcagtctgcaggctgacgctctatccactgggccaaaccagctagggcccactATTAACTTCAAGTTGTTTACACTATTAAGCCTAGCCAAggatgcatatttttttttttgaattttaaatacacAAGTAGAGAGGTCCTAAATCTATGGCAGTGGAAGTTTTTCTCTATACATATCAAAACATGAAATGACATATAAAAGGCTTAGCATGCCACTGAACATAGTAGGTTCTCTTAAAATGTTAATTCCTTTCACTCAGAATTTATTTGCATAGTGCTAAACAATAAACAACCTGGATAATATGGGGAATTTGTtgataacaaaaataacaaacatgattatcatacaaaaaataaaaaataataaattaaggtGGTGGGCAGGGTCAGCAGAAATCCATCTCCAGTACTTAAGAGCATAAGACAGGAACTAAAAAAATGTTGAGTCATTAAACTGAAATTTCGAATACAGGGTAGGTTGGGGCATACTCTTCTAAAAATGAACTGAAGAACGAGTATCAAAACCAAGGTGGTTGTTTTTGTAGAAAATGAATCATCAAAATAAGaacagtaatcctatataataaaagcctaatatgcaaatcgaccaaagggcagaatgacaggtcactatgacgcacactgaccacatgggggcagacgctcaatgcagtagctgccccctggtggtcagtgtgctcgctgatcagccagaagctgggctcagggcagcactaaggagcaacgagcaggtggagcaggtgggcggtaaggagcgaggtcccagactgtgaaagggcgcaggccaggctgagaaacacccaccaccaccaacacccagtgcacaaatttcgtgcactgggcctctagtgctattaTAAAACATACAACCAAATACTTCTATGGTTCAAGAATGTttgtgtcctggccagtgttgcacagtagttagagcattggcccgtggatataagggtctcaagtttgattccTCAATATGGGCatatacctggtttgcaggttgtAGGTTGtaagggctcctgcaggaggaaaccaatcaatatGTTCCTCTCACAACCTCACCACAGAGTTGCCAACCCCCAACTCTttcacagcctccctccctcctttccactctctaaaaatcaacaacaaaatacCCTCGGTAAAGAATTACCAACAAAAAAGAAtgtttggccctggccggtttggctcaggggatagagggTCAgctggcagactgaagggtcctgggttacaTCCCGGtgaagggcacgtgcccgggttgcaggctagatccccagtatggggcatgcaggaggcagccaatccatgattttctctcatccttgacatttctagctctctccctctcccttcctccctgaaagcaataaaaatatatatttttaaaaaagaatgtttgcaCAGACCAAGATAGGGTTCTATAGAAGAcctgttacttttttttaaagtgtgctcgtttaaatagaaaacatttcattttcaggCAAATCTTTACTGAAATAGTTTGAGCATTACTTTCTTTTTCAGAGGGACTGGAGAAAAACAGATAAGGGATATGCTTTACTTCAAATGTAAATTTCTGGTTTTTTTATGGAAGAGTCAAGTGGCTTTCTTCAAATCCACAAAAACAATAAGGTcagtcttttatttgtttatttctttattatttttaaaatatatatgtttatttcagagaggaaggggggaagagagagagagagagatggagagaatcACTGGCTGGCTGCCTCTGGTACGGATCCatccgcaacccggacatgtgccctgacctggaattcaacgtgacctcctggtacataggtcaacgcttaaccactgagccattccggCCCAGCAGTCTTTTATGTACTGAACAAATACAGACCTGGTACTACTATTTTCCAGGCACTGGCTTAAGTTACAAGATTTTCAATTCTTGAAAGCCCAGGCTAagattttcaattaaatttacaTGTATCTATTacatctttctttcatttctatagGATAGTCCAGAAAGCACCTCAGACAGACCTTTTAAAACTAAAGTTAAACAACATAACTTGGAAAGAAGTACTTCTGAATTATACCAATAATTAGCAGCAACAGCTTCAAGCTCAATATTAAGTCTTACAAAGCACTGTCCTACATTCTGTTAGGATTTGAAGTCTGATAACTAGTTTGATTCTTACCAGCAAAACAACATATAGAAACCCACCCAACAAAACCCCCAAACTGTTCTCAAAACAAAATACCCATTTGCTGGAGCCAATCTGAGACTGACCAGCGATTAGATATTCCAAACTGTGACACTCACATACCAGAATGTCATGAAATAGACCTGTCTCATGATTCCTAAGTCTTTGCTTTCCTCCTACAAAACTGACCCCCCAAAAATCAAAAAAACCCAAGCCCTTAaaaccagaattttaaaatgtttgagtgtCTAAGACAGtagttctcaatcttggctgcacatcagaatcacctgggactctttaaaatcctgatttctgggcctcatcctccggaaactgTTTCTTccttactaatgttgtggccccgccccataacaaagaaacagaattttccttATTTCACAAAGTTTGGTGAGAAATTAGTATGCACACATTGCCCCCCAGGGGGCGCTCCGAGACTCGGTTACCAGTCGCCGCAGTTAAAGCGGGAAAGCGCTCGCAGGCGACCCGGGGTGCTTCCGGGCTGACCCCTCCTAAGCGCTTCCGAAAGGGGCTCAGTCCCCGAGCAAAGACCATCCCGCGGCCGGTCCCGCAACACCGAGCCCCCCTTTCCCCCGCGCACGCGCACTTCACGCCTCCCAGGCACTCTCAGCCCAGACGCCCGCCCTGCGGCCCCAACTCCGGGACCCTCCTCTCCAGCGCCCTCCCCTCCCGAGGCCGGCAAACCCCGTCCAGCCCCGCCGCCCAGGAGGCCCGCGAGCACGCGGCGGGGGAGCGACTGTTGTAATGTCCCCCGCGAATCACACCAAGACGCCCCAAGAAGTCGAATTAGgggtcacatttattgcaaatccgggactaagAGGAGGCCACGCACTCACTCCAAATCTCGGGGTCCTAAGATGGCCGCAGCAACAGATTTTATATATGCAAAGATCGCAAAGGTGTCGATTACATctttgggtttggaatgagggacctggtttgcacaaagcagttacagaagcgaAATGGAGCCGATGAGTTATCTAcgaagattaattatagttttgggtctggggaccactgggtcaaccggaaacacattatctggagccatcgAGGCCATTTAGGATAATTGctctgtcctggttcccaggcgCAGAGGAATGTGCTTTCccaaaccagtatgaccacaaccaatggggcaTCCACATGACAACCAATAAGGTATTCCATCGGATGGTATATTTGTCTAatccagaaaatcaaaataacttttctattactTTAGCAAGCGAATAAGGACAGAAGCCAAGTCCGCAGGGTTAAACTATGAAACATTTACCCAAACATGCTTGCCACCATGTTTCCCGACCACCGCCAAACGGCCGCCTTGGTGGCCCGGGCCGGGCGCCCTTACCCTGCGGCTGCGGCCCGCGGCGGCGAGGACGGGGGCGGCGAGGACCGGGGCGGTGAGGACGGGGCTGGGCTTGCGCTCCTCGTCGCCGGACAAGTCCGGGGGCGCTTGGCTGTCGGCGCCGGCGGCGAGCGGCGGCCGGTTGCGCGCCGTGAGGTGCTGCAGGTAGAGCTGCACGTACACGTCTTTGCGCGGCTGCCCCGCCGGCAGCGGCACATTGTGGGCCACCAGCTCCCTCTTCAGCTTCTCCGTCGTCAGGACCCAGGGGTCTGGCAGGAACTCCGCCATCTCCGCGGCGAACCCCTTCCCCGCAGCCGCCACTCCGGTGCTCCCGCCGGCGCGCTCGCTCCTCGCCCGGGGTGAGGGCTGCTGCCTCCGAGCCTCCCGGCTTCCGCTGGGGAGCAGCGCgcggagagaaaaaaaagacaaaaacaaaaacgcgcacagaaagcaaagcaaaaggCGGACACAAAAGCCCCCGGAGCAGAACCGCGGGCCAAGTGCAGCCCGCACCAACCCAGCCCACACGCGACAGCCAACAAAAGCAGCCGGCTCCGCCCACGCCGCAAGAACGCGCGCCGCCATTGGCCGGCGGCCGGAGGAAGCGCGGCGCTGATTGGCCCGACGCCTCGCGCGAGTTAAAGCCGCTCGGGGCGGGAGTTCCGCGCCGGCTCCTTTGTGTTTTCCCTTTGTCCACCCTTCGGGACGCTGATCGGGAAGCAGTCGGGCTGCTTTTGTGCGCCgtttcctcccccctcccggcTGGAGTAGAAGCCTTCCTCCCCGGGGTCGGGCGCCCCCCGAAGAATGGCCgcagccc
This genomic interval carries:
- the LOC132222487 gene encoding lamina-associated polypeptide 2, isoforms beta/gamma-like isoform X2, whose translation is MAEFLPDPWVLTTEKLKRELVAHNVPLPAGQPRKDVYVQLYLQHLTARNRPPLAAGADSQAPPDLSGDEERKPSPVLTAPVLAAPVLAAAGRSRRKATKKTDKPRLEDKDDLDVTELTNEALLDQLVKYGVNPGPIVAVVDVNTAPL